A portion of the Lacibacter sp. H375 genome contains these proteins:
- a CDS encoding shikimate kinase, which produces MRYFITGFMGSGKTYWGKQWSEKFGLKFYDLDEEIEKREGKAVTAIFEEKGEEAFRKMEKETLCTYMKLDNFILSCGGGTPCFHNNMKRMNEAGVTIYIKSPVELLVQRLHTEKETRPLIAGMNDEVLAQFISGKLTEREHFYHQAMYHLPAEFMSLDNFQKIIRRNG; this is translated from the coding sequence ATGCGATATTTCATTACAGGGTTTATGGGCAGTGGTAAAACATATTGGGGTAAACAATGGAGTGAAAAATTTGGATTGAAGTTTTACGATCTTGATGAAGAAATTGAAAAGCGTGAAGGGAAAGCGGTCACCGCAATTTTTGAAGAGAAAGGAGAGGAAGCGTTCAGGAAGATGGAGAAAGAAACGCTTTGCACATATATGAAGCTTGATAATTTTATTCTCAGTTGTGGCGGTGGCACTCCTTGCTTTCATAACAACATGAAACGGATGAACGAAGCTGGTGTAACTATTTATATTAAAAGCCCGGTTGAATTATTAGTGCAACGTTTACATACAGAAAAAGAAACAAGACCACTGATAGCTGGTATGAACGATGAAGTGCTGGCACAATTCATTTCAGGTAAGCTTACAGAGCGGGAACATTTTTATCACCAGGCCATGTATCATTTGCCGGCTGAGTTTATGAGTCTCGATAACTTTCAAAAAATCATACGCAGGAATGGATAA
- a CDS encoding DUF423 domain-containing protein — protein sequence MDKQFLSISFILGAIAVALGAFGAHALRELVDEKAIQTWQTAVQYHFYHLFAIALVGLLLKQGVNAWYKRAGYLFIAGILVFSGSLYTMILLKATGATSVNWLGAITPIGGVCFIAGWLSLFIGVRKN from the coding sequence ATGGATAAGCAGTTTTTAAGCATCAGTTTTATACTGGGAGCGATTGCAGTTGCCCTTGGTGCTTTTGGTGCCCATGCATTAAGAGAATTGGTTGATGAAAAAGCTATACAAACATGGCAAACTGCGGTGCAATATCATTTCTATCATTTGTTTGCAATAGCTCTTGTGGGCTTACTGTTAAAGCAGGGAGTAAATGCCTGGTATAAGCGTGCTGGTTATTTATTTATTGCAGGTATTCTTGTCTTCAGCGGATCGTTGTATACGATGATCCTTTTAAAAGCAACAGGAGCAACATCAGTAAACTGGCTAGGTGCTATTACACCAATTGGCGGTGTATGTTTTATTGCCGGCTGGTTGAGTTTATTTATTGGAGTAAGAAAAAACTAA